Proteins encoded by one window of Porphyromonas vaginalis:
- a CDS encoding NAD(P) transhydrogenase subunit alpha yields the protein MIIGVPKEIMHDEARVAASPEAVKQYVADGHTVLFERGAGEGAAYHDEDYQAAGAELIQGPEEIYRRAEIIIKVKEPLFNEQLGKHEIDMMHKGQYLITFIHPASPVNHDMVRKMAAQGVVGLTLDGVPRISRAQNLDALTSMSTCAGYKGILMAANDLSFFMPQMFTAVGKIDPAKVLVIGVGVAGLQALATARRLGCITYAADIRPAASEQATSLGAKPIDLGIPADKAVAPGGYALHLSPELLEHERQVLAEHVKDMDVIFCSALVPGKIAPVVITEEMVKSMKPGSVIVDIAIDQGGNCAITTPGERDVKHHVVIEGIKNIPGMLPQSATWMFSQNMYNLVKYLVKDGKMHLDMSDQITSSIVVTTEAGEIIHEGTLEAMGLKK from the coding sequence ATGATAATAGGCGTACCTAAAGAAATCATGCACGATGAGGCTCGCGTCGCAGCGAGCCCCGAGGCAGTGAAGCAGTATGTCGCTGATGGACACACTGTACTATTTGAGCGTGGAGCTGGCGAAGGCGCAGCATACCACGACGAGGACTATCAGGCAGCTGGCGCTGAGCTGATACAAGGACCCGAGGAGATCTACCGCCGTGCGGAGATCATCATCAAGGTCAAGGAGCCACTCTTCAACGAGCAGCTTGGCAAGCATGAGATCGACATGATGCACAAGGGGCAGTACCTGATCACCTTCATCCACCCAGCCTCTCCTGTGAACCATGATATGGTACGCAAGATGGCTGCGCAGGGCGTCGTAGGTCTCACCCTAGATGGTGTACCTCGTATCTCTCGTGCGCAGAACCTCGATGCACTCACCTCTATGAGTACTTGCGCAGGCTACAAGGGTATTCTGATGGCTGCCAATGACCTCTCCTTCTTCATGCCACAGATGTTTACCGCTGTCGGCAAGATCGACCCCGCCAAGGTGCTCGTCATCGGTGTCGGTGTAGCTGGTCTACAGGCACTCGCTACGGCTCGTCGTCTAGGCTGTATCACTTACGCAGCTGATATACGTCCCGCAGCTTCTGAGCAGGCTACCAGTCTAGGTGCTAAGCCTATTGATCTGGGCATCCCCGCTGACAAGGCTGTTGCTCCTGGTGGCTACGCCCTACACCTGAGCCCCGAGCTACTAGAGCATGAGCGTCAGGTGCTAGCTGAGCATGTCAAGGACATGGACGTCATCTTCTGTAGCGCACTCGTACCAGGCAAGATCGCTCCCGTGGTCATCACCGAGGAGATGGTCAAGTCTATGAAGCCCGGCTCTGTCATCGTTGATATCGCTATCGATCAGGGTGGTAACTGCGCTATCACGACTCCAGGCGAGCGTGACGTCAAGCACCACGTGGTCATCGAGGGTATCAAGAATATCCCTGGTATGTTGCCTCAGAGCGCTACCTGGATGTTCTCACAAAACATGTACAACCTCGTCAAGTACCTCGTCAAGGATGGCAAGATGCACCTCGATATGAGCGATCAGATCACCTCTTCTATCGTCGTCACGACGGAGGCTGGGGAGATCATCCACGAGGGTACCCTCGAGGCTATGGGACTCAAGAAGTAG